The Campylobacter hyointestinalis subsp. hyointestinalis nucleotide sequence GCATTTAGTTGCCTTAGTTCTCTATAAAAATACGTTTCATTTACGGTTATAAGATTTATAAATTTTTGCCTTAGAGAGCTATCGTATGAAATTTTTTGTATCAATTCATCGGCGTCATCTATGGAATTTAAAGCTGCAAAATTCGTGATCCTATGTTTTAAAATTCCTTTTTTATTTGCAAGGTCGTTTCCGCTAAATCTCTTTGCCGCATCTAGTATCTTATCTAGATTTTCTAAAGATAAATCATTCATGTATAAATTTCTCTAATTCTATTTTTATGTTTTGTAAATTTGCAGTTTCTAGCTTTGGGTTTAACTCTTTGGCACGTTTTGGCATACCGTAGACTACGGCTGTTTCGTCATTTTCGGCTATACACTTTGCTCCTGATTTATATAGTTTGTCAAGTCCGATCGCTCCATCATCTCCAAGTCCTGTTAAAAGTATAGCAAGAACATCGCTAAACTTACAAGCGCTCACCGCCGAAGAAAATAGCATATTTACATTTGGATTAAATATAGTTGGAATTCCGCTGATGTCAGGAGCTATTATGAGCTGTTTTGTATCTAGTATGATACTGTTTTTTTCGCATATATAAATTTTATTTTTAAGTATCTCTTTGTCTTTGACCATAGTTACTTCAGACTTTATATTTTTATTAAATTGCGCAACAAAGCTGGGCATAAATGTTTTGTTCATATGCTGAGCTATGACTATAGAAACGTTTTGTGGCAATATAATATCGCTAAAAAGCTCTCTAAGATGCCCTGGACCTCCAGTAGAGGCTCCTACTAGTACAAGTTTTTGTTTCAAATTTGAAACTCCGTTTTAGTTTATAAAGTCAAATTATATCACTTTTTCATTTTATATCAAATTTAGAAGCATTTGTGTATAATTTTAGCTCATTCTTTGAGGTTATTAAGGATATAAATGGCAGAAGTAAAAGGTGTTATGTCACCTATAGTCATAAATACAAAAAATGTTTATGAAGATTTAGAAGCTATAGCGTATAAAACAAACGTAGATATAAACAGTATCGACTTTAATATTTTAGCTATATATACAAAATACAAAACCGACGCTGATAGTGAATTTAAAGATGTTGATGAAGAATCTTTAAATATATTTAACGACGATGAATTCATCTCAAACAAAAGTCTTGTTATATCTCAAAGCTATAATGTAGAGTATTTTGATAAAAGCACTAGAAGTGCTTCTTTGATGCCTAAAATTTCTTTGGGCGCAAATAAAAGTATGACAAAGATAGTTGCAACTATAAAAGAGAGCTTAGATGTAAAATACACACCTACGTTTGAATCAGAGCTCATAAACACAATATACAAAAAGCTCATAAAAGTCGGAGTTTTGATAGGTATAAGAAATTCTCTAATGCTAAGAGAGATAAAAAGACTAACTTCTGTTTTACGCATAAAAGGCATAATAGACAAAAGCGTCACATTTGTGGTGACTTCAGGACTCGATGCTTTGCCAAGCGTAGATGACGCTATCATTTACTATTACATCAACAAAACAAAAGAGGGTGGCAAAAAAGATAAGGTTGATTATGCAAACCGTGGATTTATCCAAAGCGTTAGTCCTGGTGAGCTTATCATCGAGTATATAAAACCTAAATTTGGATCTCCTGGAAGAAACGTAAAAGGCGAACTCATACCAGTAAATGATCCTAAAGTAACAAATCAAGTTCAGATAAACTATACCGATAATATCGAAATGCGTGAAGATGAAAATAGCATAAAATATTTTGCTAAAAAAAACGGATATGTAAGCAAAGATAAAGATACTTACGATATCGCAGATGAGTTAGATGTCAATGAAGTAAGTTTTAAAACTACTGGTTCGATAGATGCAGGACTAAATACAGACGTAAAAATCAACATAAAAGAAAGTGATGTTTTAAAAGACGCAGTAGGTACTGGTATGAGTATAGAAACTGCTAAGATCAATGTAGAAGGAAACGTAGCAAAAAACGCACGTATAGTTGCTAAAGAAGTAAATATAGGCGGACAGACTCACGCCAAATCCACTATCGAAGCAGACAGCGCTTTCATCTCTGTGCATTTAGGAAAACTTACCTGTGATGAAGCTACTATAGATAGACTAGAGGGCGGTTACGTAAAAGCTAAAAAAGTTACGATAAACTCGGCTATAGGTGGAGAGATAATAGCGTCTGAAGTCTATATAGGCAAGTTGTTTTCTAACGTAAATATAACGGCTTCAGTTATAGTGCAAGTAGATGAGCTAAAAGGTAGCAATAATAAATTTATAATAGACGCCGCCAAGATTTTGGATTATGAAGATAAATTTAACGAATACATGCAAAAGATCTCAAATCTTCAAAGCGAGATAGCCGCTATGCCAAGAGAACTAAAGAAAAAACGAAGCGTTATAGAATCAAACAAAGAGTCCGTAAATCTGATAAAACAGAGGATAGAAGAGCTAAGAAACGATTCTAAAACTCCGCCGATATCATTTATCAACAAACTAAAAGATTTTCAAGCTTTAGTTCAAGAGTACAACACAGAACTAAAAGAATTTCAAGGCAAAAAGGCGGCTTTAGATGATTTGCACGATGAGTTAAGACAAATGCAAAGTATGGTTTTTGATGCTAAGATCATAAATAAAGATAGATGGAAAGAGCTAAACGAGATCAAATTTAAACTGATCGAACCTAAAAAAGAGATCATATATAGCACAAAAGAAAACGAACTAGCAAAGCTCATTATGCTTAAGCATCTAGTCGTAGCAGATGAAGACGTGTACGAGATAAAAAAATCAAACGAGATAGACCTATGATAAAAGCAATAGAAGGAATAATCACAAAAAAAGAGCCAACTAGTATTTGGCTAAAGGTGCCTTGTGGCGTAACGTATGGCATTTTTATATCGCTTTTTACAAGCTCAAATTTAAATAAAGGCGACAATGCAGAGCTTTTTATTACTCAGATCATCAGAGAAGACGCAAATTTACTTTATGGCTTTATCAAAGAGAGTGAGCAGCGCATTTTTGAAATGCTTTTAAAGGTAAATGGTATAGGTGCTGCGACTGCTATGGCGGTATGTTCTTCTCTAAGCCCAGATGATTTTAGTAGAGCGATAATAAATGGAGATTCTGACACTTTAAGAAGAGTTCCTGGTATCGGGCCAAAGACTGCTAGAACGGTCATCGCTCAGCTAAGCGATGCTAAATTTAGCGAGATAAGCTCTATGGAGAGTTATCAAAATGAAGCGTTTATGGCTCTTGAGAGTTTAGGTTTTAAAAGAGATAAAATTTCAAAAGTGCTTAGCGAATGCATGAGCGGCGACACGACTTCACTTATAAAAGAAGCACTTAAAAAACTTGCTTAAGGAAATTTGATGAAATTCGGTATAGTATTTGGTGGAAATAGTTTTGAGCACGAGATAAGTATAGTTTCTGCAGTGTCAGTTAAAAATGTTTTAAAAGCTGATCTTAGCTTTATCTTTGTAGATAAATTTAGAGATTTTTATCTGATAGATAAAAAAGATATGAGAGCAAATTTCTTTAGTAGTGGCAAGTATAAAAACTCTAAAAAGTTATATTTACAACAAGGTGGTTTTGCTACCCACTCACTCTTTGGAATGAGTCAGCTAAACTTGGATTGTTATATAAATTTAATCCACGGAAGTGACGGGGAAGATGGCAAGATCGCTGGTATGTTCGAGTTTTACGGTCTTAAGTTTATAGGTCCAAGACTTGAAGCGAGCGTGCTTAGTTTTAACAAAGAGCTTACTAAACTTTTAGCTTTAAAATGTGGCGTAAAAACACTGCCTTACGAGATGATAAAAAGAGGCGATAAAATCAAAATGCAATTACCATTTATCCTAAAACCTGCTCGTCTTGGAAGCAGCATAGGAGTAAGTATAGTGCATAAGCTTAGTGAGCTTGACTATGCTTTGGACGTGGCTTTTGAGTTTGATAGCGATATCTTAGTAGAGCCTTTTATGAGCGGCATTAGAGAGTTTAATCTAGCTGGATTTAGGGTTGGCAATGAGTTTGAGTTTTCGCTCATAGAAGAGCCGACAAAAAAAGAATTTCTTGATTTTGAGCAAAAATATATGAGTTTTTCAAGTCGCACTTCAGTAGAAGCGAGTATCAGCCAGGAGTTAAAAGAGGCCATAAAAAAAGCTTTTATGGATATTTATGATGGCGGAAACTTTGATGGCGCTCTGATAAGGTGTGATTTTTTTGTTCTTGATAATGAAATTTATCTAAATGAGATAAATCCAAACCCAGGAAGTATGGCAAACTATCTATTTACAGACTTTAGTGCTTCAGTACAAAAACTCGCTAACTCTATAAAATTACCTAAAAATATACAGATTGATTATAAATTTATACACTCCATAACAAGTAATAAAGGCAAACTGAACTGATACTTTAAAATGTTTTAAGCCAAATTTATGTAGAATTTTGTGTAAAATTCTACATAAGGACGCAATATGGCTACATTTAGTAAAAACGAAGTATATACTGCCACAGAGGTCGTTAGAAATTTTAGTTCTATCCTTACAAAAGTTTCAAAAGCCGAGATGAAAAGAGCATTTATAGTTAAAAACAATCGCTTTGAAGCCGTACTTTTAAATATGGATGAGTATGAAAGACTAAATGAAGCCGTAGTTTTGCTAGAAGCTATTTATACAACAAAAAAAGTAAAAAAGGAAGAAGATGGCAAGTAAAGAAGTAACTATCAAAAGTCATAGATACACTATCAGCTATGAGATATTTAATCCTACTTTGGAGCCTTGCATACTCATACTTCACGGTTGGGGTGCAAATAAAGAGATAATGAAAAAGGCTTTTTTACCATATTTTACAAATTTAAAACAAATTTATATCGATCTTCCCGGGTTTGGAAATAGCCCTCTAACTCATCCTTTATATACGAAAGATTATGCTAATATCGTTCGCGAGTTTTTAGACAAGCTTGATCTTAAGCCTGAGTTTATTTTAGGTCATAGTTTTGGTGGCAAAGTAGCGACTTTGCTAAATCCACCAAATTTAATACTTCTTAGCAGTGCTGGAATCATTCAAAAGAAGCCATTTTTAGTAAGACTTAAGATCAAAATATTTAAATTTTTAAAGCTTATCGGTTTTGGTAAATTTTATAAATTTTTTGCGTCAAAAGACGTAGCTGGAATGAGTAAAGAGATGTATGAGACGCTAAAAAATGTTGTTGATGAGAATTTCTATAATATTTTTAAAAATTACAAAGGCAAAGCTTATCTGTTTTGGGGTAAAGAAGACAGAGCAACGCCTTTAAAAAGTGGCGAAGAAATAGCAAGGATCATCAAAAATAGTGAATTCTATCCGCTAAGCGGAGATCATTTTTTCTTTTTACTTCACGCAGAGTTTATCACAAAAACCATTCAAAACAGAGATTAAAAATGCTAGAAAATATATACTTACTTGCCGCCACTCTTCTTTTTACGCTAGGGCTTGGCTACTACCTTATAACTGCTTTGCAGTGGTTTAGCTATAAGTGGGAGCGTATCTTGCTACACTACACAAAGCCGCTTTGGCACGTCTATTTTGCTATTATACCGTTTGGAGTTTTTGCAATTTTTAGCACTTTTTGGTCAAGCTTAACTCCTATTTTTGCCGGTTTATATCTTGTTGCTCTATTTTTTTGGCAAAGAAAACTTGATAAAAAACTTGTATTTACAAGTAGGATAAAACGATTTTTTTGCTTTTTGCTTTTTGCTTTTTTGATTTTTAGTTATTTTTTGCTAAATCAAATTTTGGTTTTAGTTTTCTCACTTGCTATCTCATTTTTACTTATGGAGCTTTACGAAAAACTCTTATATATCAAATTTAAAAATAGTGCCAAAAACAAGCTTGCTTCTATGCCAGATCTAAAGATAGTTTTGATAACGGCAAGTTTTGGTAAAACTAGTATGAAAAACTTTTGTGCGTCTTTGCTTGAAAAAGATTTCAATGTCTTAAAAACCCCTCGCAGTGTAAATACGCTAGCAGGTATCATAAAAGATATAAATGAAAATCTTACGCCCAAAACTCAAATTTACATAGCTGAAGCAGGAGCTAGGCTTAAAGGAGATATAAAAGATATAGCTCAGTTTTTAAACCCACACTTTGTCATCATTGGCGAGATAGGAGCTATGCATATCGAGTATTTTAAAAGCTTAGAAAATATCCGTAGTACGAAGCTTGAAGCACTTGTCAGTAAAAACTTAGAATATGCGTTTTTGCATAGTACGACTTTGAAAAAAGAGGACGAGAAAACTTGCATTTATGACCATAAAGTCAGTGATATAAGTGCAAATCTAGATGGTATCAAATTTAGGCTAAATGATACCTGGTTTAGCTCAAAACTTTTAGGTGCATTTAATGCGCAAAATATCGCCGCTTCTGTTTTACTAGCGTTAAAACTTGGCGTAAAACAAGACACTTTAAAGATGAGCGTTTTAAATTTAAAAAATGTAGAGCATAGGCTAGAAAGACTTGATGCTGGTGGAAAGATCATCATCGATGATAGTTTTAACGGAAATTTAAAAGGTATGAAACAAAGCTATGAGCTAGTAAAAAGTTATAGTGGTAGAAAGATTTTGCTTACTCCTGGCATCGTAGAAGCAGACGATGAGCTAAATGAAGAGCTATCTAAAAGCATAAATGAAATTTTTGACGTAGTCGTGATAACAAGCGGTATAAACCAAAAGGCTCTTACTAAATTTTTGAGTAATCCTGAAGTAATAATCCTAAAAGATAAGTCAAAAATGCAAGAGTTTTTGAGCCAAAATACGACTAGCGGCGATCTTATACTTTTTAGTAATGACGCTCCAAGCTTTGTATAATCAAGATAAAATTTAAAGTTTTTATAGATTAGTATAGACCACAAGAGGATTGCAACTCTTGTGATCAAAAGGAGAGAAATGTCTGCCATCAAAAAGATGGCAGTTTGATTAGTATCCTAAAACTAGCATATTAGAATTTATATTTTACGCCTAAGCTTCCATTGACGTATTTATCGTCTCCGTTTGTTTTAAAACCAACACTTATGGTAGTAGATAAGTCTCTTGTCACTGCATACTCACCACCTGCTATCACTTTAGCATACGTATCTTTGCTCTCATCTGCTTTTGTGGTAAATGAAGTGCTAGCGCCTCTAAATTTAGACACTAAGTCATCTCTGCTTACGCTGAGTTCTTGCTCAACGCTAGGAGCTACAAACATAAAGCTTCCGTCACTTAGGTATTGTCTAAACTCTACGCCTAAGTTTGCACTAAGAGTTGAGCCATCTATTTTGCCAACTTCATAACCTTGTATTGTAGCATTGCTTAGAGTAAAGCTATCGTTTTTGTTGTATGCGTAATTTAGCCCGATAAATGGTTTGATAAAGAAGTTATTTTGAGCTTTAACCACATAGCCGTAAGTCGCAGCGATATTTATAAATTTAGAATCATAATCGCCATTTAGGTATTCATTTACTAGCTTATAGTTGTTTATATCGTTTTTACCTATACCAAAGCTTAGTGTAGTATCAAGCTCACTATCGCCAAGGTAAGCACGACTGTAAATTCCAAGCTCAAAGTTATCTGCTTCACTCTCTAAGTAGCTTGTATCTAGATCTGATTTTGCATAAGTGAAGTATGAACCAAGCAAGAAGTTATCAAAGCTTCTATCATATCCTACGCTAAATCCATAAAGTTTTGGATCGCCATTATCGGTGTATCCTTTAGCTCCTATGACGTTTGCCCACAGCGAGTTATCATAGTCAAATCTTTTTGTGTATTCTTTTATGATGCTTGATAGTGCAGAGTTGTCGCCACTTGCTAGCTCTAAGCCTTCCATATTTTTTATAGCACTAGCTAAAGCAAGATCTTTGCTATATGGAGAGCTAAGCTTAGCAAGTCTAGTCATAGTATTTGTTTGGTTTGCCATAGATAAAGCAGTAGCTGGAGCGTTAAGACCGCCACCTATAACATTGCTTAGAGATTTGCTTGCTTCATTGATAGGTTTTTCTATCTGCTCTGCGATGTCTTGAGCTATAGTCGCATCGGTAACTTTGTCCAATTCATCTGTAGTTACTAAATTTAGATTATTAGCTACAAAGCTTCCCAAACCAGCTTCATTTAGTGATTTTACTACATTTGAGTTGCTTGCTTTTACTACATCTGAAAATGAACTAGTTACGGTTATTTTATTTAACTGCTCTTTCATACTGTTTAAAGCTGCTAAAAGCTCGTTATAAGCTTTTTTTTGATCATCTGTTATAGCATCATCAGCTAGTAAATTTTTTAGCTTTACTGCATCGTAATTAGCATGGTTTATAGTGATACCTTGAGTTTTAATAGCATCTATTGTGGCGTTTGTTATCTCAGCACCTTTTGCATTTTTTAAATCAGTTCCGATAATTTTGTCTAAGTCAGCTCCATCAATTCCGCCTAATTCTGCAAGCTTTGCGTTAGCTATATCTGCTTGCCTTTGCAAAGCTTCATCATTTTTTAAATTTTGAGTTTCAGAGATAAATTTGTGGTCTGGATTAAAAGCTATTGCTTTTGCATCTCTAATAGTTTCGTTTAATTTATCTGCTTTTTTTACGAAATCATTCAAAGCTTGCATTATTTTTGGTTGAAGAGTTTTTAATGCTTCTATATTTTTATTTGCTTCTGCTGCTTTGTCACCTTTACCAGCTACGCCGGTGTATATGGTATTGATTAGATCAGATACAGTTATTGTAGCGTCGCCTGTTACGGCTTTATCTAGTAAATCAGTATCATCTTTTTTTAGCTTGGTATTTAGCGTTGCGTAAATTTTAGTGGCATTTTCGGCTACATTTTTTATATCAAGTTTATCTTGATCTTTTTTTGCTATATTAGAAAATAATGTTTTAATATCCTTAGCGACTTTTATAGCTAAATCTTTTGCAGCATCTTGTTTGTCTGTGTTTATTTTAATGTCGTTTGTGCCGTCATTTATTAATGTGCCTTCTTTTGAATTCGGATCGATTGTTATAGTTTGCAAATTATCAGATTCTAAACCGTTTGCGAGATTCGTGAATTCAACGGCTAAATTTTGTAGCTCTTTAGCAGAACTTCTAAAGTTTGCTATAACTGTTGCAAATTCTGTTTTATGCCAGTTGGCTGAATAAGCTAGCCCAAAAGCTTTAAAGTATGCCTTTTGAGCCTCATCTTTAGGAATTTCTACGGCTAAAAGGCTCGACCCCCCCCCTATTGTCATAAGCGCTGAAGCTAGCACCAAAGAAAGTTTAAATCCTTTCATGATTTCTCCTTAAAAATTAATTTAATGGGGTGAGAGTATAGCACATAAATGGCGTAAAAAGCAATTTTTGTTTAAAATTTATTTTTGATAACGAATATTGCATACTTTGAACGTTTCGTAATGTAATGTTTGGATATGGGGGGGGGTAGGAAGAAAGTGATTTTCTTTAAATTTAATAACTTTTTTATATTTTCTTAAGAAAAAACGGTAAATTTAGAAAGGGCTGGGATTTTAGTGAATATGGAAAACTTAAATTTGAAAACCAAAACCACTAAAGTGGTGGTTTCTGTGAAAACAAGCGAAGCGCTCGGCTTGTCCGATGTTTCTGTGAAAACAAGCGAAGCGGTGCAAGTGCAAAGCACGAAGCAGGTTTCTGTGAAAACAAGCGAAGCGCTCGGCTTGTCCGATGTTTCTGTGAAAACAAGCGAATGCGACCATAAAAGGGTCACATTCCCAAATTTTCGATGACGCGAACAGTATCTTCGGCGATAGCTAGCTCTTCATCAGTAGGCACTATGATGATACGTACTTTAGTCTCAGGTAGCCCGACGCGGCGTGGTTCGCCTAGCGGGACACTATTTTTGTTTTTATCCATTCTGATACCGAAAATCTCTAAACCGCTACAAACGGCTTCTCTGATCCTAGCATCGTTTTCGCCGATACCTGCTGTAAATATGATAGCGTTTATCTCGCCAAGAATTGCTATATATGCGCCTATGTATTTTTTGATACGCAATACAAACATATCAAAAGCGAGTTTGGCGTTTTCATCGCCTGCGTCCATTTTAGCTTCTATCTCACGCATATCGTTTGAGCCGCTTATGGCTAAAAGTCCGCTTTTTTTGTTCATTATGGTATCTATCTCTTCGCCGCTTAAATTTGCATTTTTCATCAGAAACGGAACTATAGCAGGGTCGATGTTACCACATCTTGTCCCCATCATAAGTCCCTCAAGAGGAGTAAGACCCATACTTGTATCTATACATTTTCCGTCTTTTATGGCTGCTACGCTTGCACCGCTTCCAAGGTGCAGCGTAATACAGCTAAACTTATCAAAATCAATTCCTAGTATCTTTGCACCTTGCCTTGCTACAAAGTTGTGGCTCGTTCCGTGTGCGCCATAACGTCTTATTTTGTATTTTTCATAAAACTCTAAAGGAAGCGGATACATATATGAGCTTTTTGGCATAGTTTGATGAAATACAGTATCAAAAACTGCTACGTTTGGAATGTCTGGTCTGACTTTTAAAGTCTCTTTCATACCGGCAAGATGAGCAGGGTTGTGAAGTGGGGCTAGGGGGATTAACTCTTCAATTGTTTTCATAACTTTTTCGTCTATCAAAACAGCATCATCAAAGAGATCTGCACCTTGAACTACTCTGTGTCCTACGCCGTCTATCTCATCTAAGCTTTTTAGTGTGTGACTGACAAATAAAAGCTCGTTCATTATGTCTATCCCAGCGCCGTGGTTTTCAATCTCTCCAGATCTTTCAAAGATCTGGCCTGTTTTTAGGACGGTTAGTTTTGCGTGTGAGTTTTTAGAGCCTATCTGTTCTATCAAGCCTTTACAAATAGCTATTTTGTTTTGCATATCATAGAGTTTAAATTTGATAGAACTACTGCCGGAATTTATAACTAAGATTTTCATCTGTTTTCCCCTTGAGATTGGATTGCGCTGATTAGGACGGTATTTACTATATCTTCTACCAAACAGCCGCGGCTTAGGTCATTTACTGGTTTGTTTAGTCCTTGAAGTATAGGTCCGATAGCAACGGCGTTTGCGCTTCTTTGGACGGCTTTATACGTGATATTTCCACAGTTTAAATTTGGAAATATAAATGTATTTGCGACTCCTGCGACTTTTGAGTTTGGAAGTTTCTTTTTAGCCACGCCTAAATCTACTGCGGCGTCAAACTGGATAGGACCTTCGATATCTAAATTTGGTGCTAGAACTCTGGCTTTTTGTGTAGCAGTTTCAACAAATTTTACGTCTTCCCCGCTTCCGCTACTGCCTGTTGAGTAGCTGAGCATAGCGACTTTAGGTTCTAAGCCAAAATCACGTGCCGTTTTGGCTGTACTTATGGCTATGCTAGCAAGCTGATCTGTAGTGGGATTTGGAGTGATGGCGCAATCTGCAAAAAGCTGAATTTTGGTATCTAAACACATTATAAAACTACCACTAACTGTGCTAATGCCCGGTTTCATTTTTATAAATTGAAGTGCTGGCCTTATAGTCTCTGCTGTAGTCGTACTAGCGCCGCTTACCATAGCGTCACATATACCCTTATATACTAGCATAGTTCCAAAATACGTTCTATCTTTCATCAGCTCACTAGCTTTTTCTTTAGTCATTCCTTTTTCGCGTCTAAGTTCGTATAAAGTAGTGGCGAATTCATCACTAAGATCACTATTTTGCGGATCATAGACCTTTATATCTTCTAAATTTAGTCCGTATTCACGAGCTTTTTTATTTATTTGGTATTTATCGCCTAAAAGTACGATATTGACTGCTTTGTTTTCAAGCAAGATAGCAGATGCTTTGAGTATGCGCTCATCGTCACTTTCTGGTAGGACTACTGTTTTTAAATTTGACCTAGCTTTTTTATAAAGTAGATTTTCAAATCTAAGAGGCGTTAAAGCGTTGCTACTAGTACTAAATATCTCTTCTATGTCATTTAAAACAGTGAAATTTAGCGTCCCTTTTTTAAATTCGGTATCTTTTGAAAGCAGGAATGGCGCATTTAAATTTTTAGCTAAGCTATCGTCTAGGGTTTCTATAAATCCACCTACTACTATAATGAAATCAGCGTCTATTTTGTCAAATTCTGTTATAACGTTTTTTATCAGTTCATTTTGTTTTGAACCTAGCAGATATAATTTTGCTTGATTTTCTTCAAAAATAGTGTTACTATTTTTCACATTATTTTCTCCGATAGGTAGAAATGTGACAATTTTTTTGTACGTACTGTTTAATTTTTCCAACAATTTTTGTTTAAATTCTTCCTTTTGAAAGTCTGAATTTAAAACATAAATAGCCCTTAGCATACTCTTCTCCTAGTTTTGGAACTTAATTTGCTTAAACATTGTAGCATATTTATATTTAAGGTATATTATGAAAACAAAATATATTTTTATTTCAATTTTGTCTGTGTTTGCAGGTTGTGCTACGGGAACCGATCCGAAGATATCTATGCAACCTCCTGTTTATGTCGAAGAGCTACCATCAAGGGAGAACGGACTTGGGCAAAGTAATCCAGGAAGTCTGTTTGGTAGAGGGGATAATCCGTTATTTTCAGATAGAAAAGCTATGAATGTCAATGATATAGTAACTATAGTCATAGAAGAAACTACAAGCCAAACATCAAAGGCAAATAAAGCTACTGAAAAAGATAGTACTATATCTTTAAACGGCGGAGCATTTACTACGCCAGAGGGCTCACCGCTTAGCGGACCTTTAAGAGACGTAAATAAAATAGCCGGTATAGGATTTAGCGGTGGCAGCTCAAATAAATACAGTGGAAGCGGTAGTAATAGCAGAAATGAAGCATTTAATACGACTATTTCAGCTAGGATCATAAAAGTTTTAAATAACGGAAATTATTTTATAGAAGGTAGTAAAGAACTTCTTGTAAATAATGAAAAACAGATCATACAAATAAGTGGAGTTATAAGACCTTATGATATCAGCCAAAAAAATGAGATAGAGTCAAAATACATAGCTGATGCTAAAATTCTCTATAAAACAGAGGGTGAGATACAACGAGCTACAAAAAAACCGTGGGGAACAAGTCTTTTGGAAGCTATCTGGCCTTTTTGATTTCTTGTATATGACCTAATTTATTTAGTAAATGTGTAAAAAACACACATTTACTACTATAAATTTAGTGCTTTATCTTATATTTTTATACTCTTTTAATTTTACTTAACTAAACTAACGTTATAATTTTAGCATTTTTATACAAAGGTGGAATGATGAAAAAATTAAATGGTTCACAGATGATCAGTGAAGCATTAAAGCACGAAGGAGTTAGCGTTGTTTTTGGCTATCCCGGGGGAGCGGCTTTAAATATATATGATGAGACTTATAAGCAAAATTATTTTACTCATATACTTACTCGTCACGAACAAGCAGCAGTTCATGCAGCTGATGGATATGCTAGAGTTACAGGAAAAGTAGGTGTTGCTTTTGTTACAAGTGGTCCTGGTTTTACAAATGCTGTTACAGGGCTTGCTACTGCTTATGCTGATTCGATTCCACTGGTGCTCATAAGCGGTCAAGTCGCATTGCCGCTCATAGGTACAGACGCCTTTCAAGAGATAGATGCAGTGGGCATTTCACGTCCTTGTGTAAAACATAATTTTTTAGTTAAGACAGTAGATGAGCTTCCGCTTGTGCTAAAACAAGCTTTTTA carries:
- the flgH gene encoding flagellar basal body L-ring protein FlgH translates to MKTKYIFISILSVFAGCATGTDPKISMQPPVYVEELPSRENGLGQSNPGSLFGRGDNPLFSDRKAMNVNDIVTIVIEETTSQTSKANKATEKDSTISLNGGAFTTPEGSPLSGPLRDVNKIAGIGFSGGSSNKYSGSGSNSRNEAFNTTISARIIKVLNNGNYFIEGSKELLVNNEKQIIQISGVIRPYDISQKNEIESKYIADAKILYKTEGEIQRATKKPWGTSLLEAIWPF